One genomic segment of Oncorhynchus nerka isolate Pitt River linkage group LG16, Oner_Uvic_2.0, whole genome shotgun sequence includes these proteins:
- the LOC115144554 gene encoding zinc finger protein 527-like — protein MSNFIALQTQLASVMDTLVHAAVAELGKLIEDSSVFVFSLQRAQGHCEDDKLSANLQTESQNKMTHFATLMEVLGSEALGKIMKIMDDTKFLMDFESKTFKEHGGKKAKPQASILNILSVGGMAEEHSYGGTCKTVAQTFSMQSADVEEVDTPESPLVLAVSVKDEYGQIHLGAIAERAADDAFAANSSSENQYCMISDDPPVNPTNILLESLFAQKKLFICTECGKSFSTQSNLKSHQRLHTGEKPFVCMFCNKAFAHKQSCNDHIRTHTGEKPFICGVCGKCFGKQAHLKTHSIIHTGESLTAAACVARASTWLKICLDTSKFTQERKSSPVCCVGKASHAL, from the exons ATGTCAAATTTCATCGCGCTGCAGACCCAGCTGGCCTCCGTCATGGATACACTTGTTCACGCGGCGGTGGCCGAACTGGGTAAACTTATAGAAGACAGCTCTGTCTTCGTGTTCAGCCTGCAACGGGCCCAGGGACATTGCGAGGATGACAAATTATCTGCGAATCTACAGACTGAGAGTCAGAATAAGATG ACACACTTCGCAACACTCATGGAGGTACTGGGCAGTGAAGCATTGGGTAAAATAATGAAAATTATGGATGATACTAAGTTTTTGATGGACTTTGAATCCAAGACCTTCAAAGAACATGGAGGGAAAAAAGCTAAACCACAAGCAAGCATCTTGAATATTCTGTCAGTTGGGGGAATGG CAGAGGAACATTCTTATGGTGGAACTTGTAAAACTGTGGCGCAAACTTTTTCAATGCAG TCTGCAGATGTGGAGGAAGTGGACACCCCAGAATCTCCCCTCGTCTTGGCTGTCTCTGTCAAAGACGAGTATGGACAAATACACCTGGGGGCCATTGCAGAGA GAGCTGCTGACGATGCTTTTGCAGCAAACTCTTCCTCAGAGAACCAATATTGTATGATTAGCGATGACCCACCAGTGAACCCCACAAACATCCTATTGGAGTCTTTGTTTGCCCAAAAGAAGCTCTTTATTTGCACAGAGTGCGGGAAAAGTTTCTCCACGCAGAGTAACCTCAAATCCCACCAGCGACTTCACACAGGCGAGAAACCGTTTGTGTGCATGTTCTGCAACAAAGCCTTTGCCCACAAACAGAGTTGTAATGATCACATCCGCACCCACACTGGTGAGAAGCCTTTTATATGTGGCGTCTGTGGGAAATGTTTCGGCAAGCAGGCACACCTCAAGACCCATTCGATAATACACACTGGAGAAAGCCTTACAGCTGCAGCGTGTGTGGCAAGAGCTTCAACCTGGCTCAAAATCTGTCTAGACACCAGcaaattcacacaggagagaaaatcTTCACCTGTTTGCTGTGTGGGAAAGGCTTCACACGCGCTGtaa